A single region of the Gorilla gorilla gorilla isolate KB3781 chromosome 1, NHGRI_mGorGor1-v2.1_pri, whole genome shotgun sequence genome encodes:
- the ACTRT2 gene encoding actin-related protein T2, whose translation MFNPHALDSPAVIFDNGSGFCKAGLSGEFGPRHMVSSIVGHLKFQAPSAGANQKKYFVGEEALYKQEALQLHSPFERGLITGWDDVERLWKHLFEWELGVNPSDQPLLATEPSLNPRENREKMAEVMFENFGVPAFYLSDQAVLALYASACVTGLVVDSGDGVTCTVPIFEGYSLPHAVTKLHVAGRDITELLMQLLLASGHTFPCELDKGLVDDIKKKLCYVALEPEKELSRRPEEVLREYKLPDGNIISLGDPLHQAPEALFVPQQLGSRSPGLSNMVSSSITKCDADIQKILFGEIVLSGGTTLFHGLDDRLLKELEQLASKDTPIKITAPPDRWFSTWIGASIVTSLSSFKQMWVTAADFKEFGTSVVQRRCF comes from the coding sequence ATGTTTAATCCGCATGCTTTAGACTCCCCGGCTGTGATTTTTGACAATGGCTCGGGGTTCTGCAAAGCGGGCCTGTCTGGGGAGTTTGGACCCCGGCACATGGTCAGCTCCATCGTGGGGCACCTGAAATTCCAGGCTCCCTCAGCAGGGGCCAACCAGAAGAAGTACTTTGTGGGGGAGGAGGCCCTGTACAAGCAGGAGGCCCTGCAGCTGCACTCCCCTTTCGAGCGTGGCCTGATCACAGGGTGGGATGACGTGGAGAGACTCTGGAAGCACCTCTTTGAGTGGGAGCTGGGCGTGAATCCCAGCGACCAGCCCCTGCTTGCGACGGAGCCCTCCCTGAACCCCAGGGAGAACCGTGAGAAGATGGCAGAAGTCATGTTCGAGAACTTCGGCGTGCCCGCTTTCTACCTGTCGGACCAGGCGGTGCTGGCTCTCTACGCCTCGGCCTGCGTCACGGGCCTGGTGGTGGACAGCGGGGATGGGGTCACCTGCACTGTCCCCATCTTTGAGGGTTACTCCCTGCCCCACGCAGTCACCAAGCTCCATGTGGCGGGCAGGGACATCACGGAGCTCCTCAtgcagctgctcctggccagCGGCCACACCTTCCCCTGCGAGCTGGACAAGGGTCTCGTGGACGACATCAAAAAGAAGCTGTGCTACGTGGCCTTGGAGCCCGAGAAGGAGCTTTCCCGGAGGCCGGAGGAGGTCCTGAGGGAGTACAAGCTGCCCGACGGGAACATCATCAGCCTCGGGGACCCGCTGCACCAGGCGCCCGAGGCCCTGTTCGTGCCTCAGCAGCTGGGCAGCCGGAGCCCCGGGCTCTCGAATATGGTCTCCAGCAGCATCACCAAGTGTGATGCCGACATCCAGAAGATCCTCTTTGGGGAGATCGTGCTGTCGGGGGGCACTACCCTGTTCCACGGGCTGGATGACCGGCTTCTtaaggagctggagcagctggccTCCAAGGACACCCCCATCAAGATCACGGCTCCCCCTGACCGGTGGTTCTCCACCTGGATTGGAGCCTCCATCGTCACCTCTCTGAGTAGCTTCAAGCAGATGTGGGTCACCGCCGCAGACTTCAAGGAGTTTGGGACCTCCGTGGTGCAGAGAAGATGCTTCTGA